One window of the Salvia miltiorrhiza cultivar Shanhuang (shh) chromosome 6, IMPLAD_Smil_shh, whole genome shotgun sequence genome contains the following:
- the LOC130990819 gene encoding uncharacterized protein LOC130990819: MGKWEDGCWVWKLNWRRELMERERAAVDDFLQFITNFVPSAGSLDSWSWSGGKDGRYSTKEAYEVIRETRNEATDQLPLKEVLSKVWGMAVPHKAMVLAWRLLRNRLPTCDNLRRRNILVGETECCCNACILNLETANHIFLHCPKTEKVWDGIFQWMGICFIRPHCVVSHFTQFVQLGRGKRAEKLLEALWSCTCWLIWKWRNESRWEGKNWDIKDAIMEVKARIWSWNKIFNYFESELNFSSWMSCNLSVWLL; the protein is encoded by the coding sequence ATGGGGAAGTGGGAAGATGGGTGTTGGGTGTGGAAGCTTAACTGGAGAAGGGAActaatggagagagagagggcagcGGTTGACGACTTCTTACAGTTTATTACTAACTTTGTTCCAAGCGCAGGAAGTCTTGATAGCTGGAGCTGGAGTGGTGGCAAGGACGGGCGTTACTCAACGAAGGAGGCCTATGAAGTCATTAGAGAGACAAGAAATGAAGCAACAGATCAACTTCCTCTCAAGGAGGTTCTGTCAAAGGTTTGGGGCATGGCGGTTCCTCACAAAGCAATGGTGTTGGCGTGGAGGCTGTTGAGAAACCGACTACCAACTTGCGACAATTTAAGAAGAAGAAACATCTTGGTGGGGGAAACGGAATGCTGCTGCAACGCGTGCATCCTTAACCTGGAGACAGCAAATCACATCTTTCTTCACTGCCCAAAGACGGAAAAAGTTTGGGATGGTATTTTCCAGTGGATGGGGATTTGTTTCATTCGCCCTCATTGCGTCGTCTCACATTTCACTCAGTTCGTCCAGCTTGGAAGGGGGAAGAGGGCGGAAAAGCTGTTAGAAGCCTTGTGGAGTTGCACGTGCTGGCTGATTTGGAAGTGGAGAAACGAGAGTAGGTGGGAAGGAAAAAACTGGGACATCAAGGATGCGATCATGGAGGTTAAGGCGAGgatttggagttggaacaagatcttcaattattttgagagtGAGTTGAATTTTTCCTCTTGGATGTCATGTAATCTTTCGGTTTGGTTGCTGTAA
- the LOC130989227 gene encoding lysine histidine transporter-like 7: protein MAEISISRVGSSKVTPFSDDPDSAENNGEEQAGRRPEMRNGSGAVSGGGDEFSGEFNPADAWLPITESRNGSTLSAAAHLLCSGIGIQLLQLPIALVSLGWFWGILCLSIAFSWQLYTKWLLVNLHESFPVTGIRYSRFVHLSIVAFGEKLGKLLAIFPTMYLSGGTCVLYIIMGGAVMKMFLKSICDGNPGCAASKLTGIECFLVFICFTIFVAHFFPNLNSLASVAAVGSAAVLAYCSLLWILPVMKGGLGDSVETKAVLVAESPTRIRDAFSGFEVLALAFRGHNLVLEIQGTLPSNKKQSSHKSMWRAVAFSSILQIMCLYPIAIVGYWAYGDKTPVDGGMLIALTKFHTSKHIIGGVCVLIMINYVCAFQIYAMPTFDNLERIYVTKRGKACPRWVRSAIKLFFGGLTYFIAVTFPFLPRLAALIGAIGLPVTLVYPCFMWLAIKKPQRFSSTWCLNVGLGSAGAMLAFVYLVVALWSLIDNGLKANFYRP from the exons ATGGCAGAAATCTCTATCTCTCGCGTCGGATCATCAAAAGTCACACCGTTTTCCGACGATCCAGATTCCGCAGAGAACAATGGCGAAGAACAGGCCGGCCGCCGGCCGGAAATGCGCAACGGATCCGGCGCCGTGAGCGGCGGAGGAGATGAGTTTTCCGGCGAGTTCAATCCCGCAGATGCTTGGCTGCCGATTACGGAGTCCAGAAACGGCAGCACTTTAAGTGCTGCAGCTCATCTCTTGTGCTCCGGAATCGGAATCCAACTGCTTCAGCTTCCCATTGCGCTCGTTTCCCTCGGATG GTTCTGGGGAATTCTTTGTTTGTCTATAGCTTTTTCATGGCAGCTTTACACTAAATGGCTTCTAGTGAATCTCCACGAATCATTTCCAGTCACTGGGATTCGTTACAGCAGATTTGTCCACCTCTCAATCGTAGCATTCG GTGAAAAACTAGGGAAATTGCTAGCAATTTTCCCAACAATGTACCTATCCGGCGGCACGTGCGTGTTGTACATAATCATGGGAGGCGCCGTGATGAAAATGTTCCTCAAATCCATCTGCGACGGCAATCCCGGCTGCGCCGCCTCCAAATTGACCGGGATTGAATGCTTCTTGGTGTTCATCTGCTTCACCATTTTCGTGGCGCACTTCTTCCCCAACCTCAACTCGTTGGCCTCCGTCGCGGCTGTTGGCTCCGCCGCCGTGCTTGCTTACTGTAGCCTTTTGTGGATCCTACCCGTGATGAAGGGCGGGCTGGGCGACAGTGTTGAGACGAAAGCAGTGTTGGTAGCCGAAAGCCCGACTCGAATCCGAGATGCGTTTAGTGGTTTTGAGGTCCTTGCACTTGCTTTTCGAGGGCACAATCTTGTGTTGGAAATACAG GGGACGCTACCCAGTAACAAGAAACAATCATCGCATAAATCTATGTGGAGAGCAGTGGCATTTTCGTCAATACTACAAATTATGTGTCTTTATCCAATTGCAATAGTGGGATATTGGGCTTATGGAGATAAG ACACCAGTGGACGGAGGGATGCTCATCGCTCTTACGAAATTCCACACGTCAAAGCACATCATAGGCGGCGTGTGCGTATTGATCATGATCAACTACGTCTGCGCTTTCCAAATCTACGCCATGCCCACGTTCGACAACTTGGAGCGCATCTATGTGACCAAGAGGGGCAAGGCGTGCCCGAGATGGGTGCGCTCGGCGATTAAGCTCTTCTTTGGAGGGCTAACCTATTTCATAGCGGTAACTTTCCCGTTCCTACCGCGCCTGGCCGCACTCATAGGAGCGATAGGGTTGCCCGTCACACTTGTCTACCCGTGCTTCATGTGGCTAGCCATCAAGAAACCTCAACGTTTCAGCTCGACGTGGTGCCTCAATGTGGGGCTCGGCTCAGCCGGCGCAATGCTTGCCTTTGTTTACTTGGTTGTGGCGCTATGGTCTTTGATAGATAATGGCTTAAAAGCCAACTTCTACCGCCCCTAG
- the LOC130989228 gene encoding uncharacterized protein LOC130989228 isoform X4, whose protein sequence is MGVAMHVKSDSEVTSLDASSPPRSPRRPLYYVQSPSHSQQHDLEKMSYGSSPFASPPHHYHYHCSPIHHSRESSTSRFSASLKNPRHSSGAGGWRRMHRKYDEVGAEAEGEEEGEGEDEREDGAQVRFYVACFLLSFVVLFSIFSLILWAASFAYKPTIIVKNILFENFYVQAGMDASGVPTDMLTLNSTVKIFYRNPATFFGVHVTSTPLELHYFDLKIASGHMAKFYQSRKSDRKVIAVVQGRQVPLYGGIPALAVARGRVDDMSVPLNLSFVIRSRAYILGRLVKPKFYRRILCEVTLRDCALEKQVQGPQNH, encoded by the exons ATGGGCGTAGCAATGCACGTAAAGTCGGACTCGGAGGTGACGAGCCTCGACGCGTCGTCGCCGCCGCGCTCGCCGCGGCGGCCGCTCTACTACGTGCAGAGCCCGTCGCACTCGCAGCAGCACGACCTCGAGAAGATGTCGTACGGCTCCAGCCCCTTCGCCTCTCCCCCCCACCACTACCACTACCACTGCTCCCCGATTCACCACTCCCGCGAGTCCTCCACCTCCAGATTCTCCGCCTCCCTCAAGAACCCCCGCCACTCCTCCGGCGCCGGCGGCTGGCGCCGGATGCACCGCAAGTACGACGAGGTCGGCGCCGAGGCGGAGGGGGAGGAGGAGGGAGAAGGCGAGGATGAGAGAGAAGATGGTGCCCAG GTGCGATTCTACGTGGCGTGCTTCCTGCTCTCGTTTGTGGTGCtgttttctatattttctttgattctttgggCTGCGAGTTTCGCTTACAAGCCCACTATAATCGTTAAG AACATTTTGTTTGAGAATTTTTATGTACAAGCTGGGATGGATGCCAGTGGGGTGCCAACGGATATGCTAACCTTGAATTCAACGGTCAAGATCTTCTACCGCAACCCGGCCACCTTCTTTGGCGTCCACGTCACCTCCACGCCCCTCGAGCTTCACTACTTCGACCTCAAAATCGCGTCTGGTCAT ATGGCGAAGTTCTACCAGTCGAGGAAAAGTGACCGGAAGGTGATAGCAGTGGTTCAAGGGCGGCAGGTGCCGCTGTATGGAGGGATACCGGCTCTGGCCGTTGCTAGAGGCCGCGTGGACGACATGTCCGTGCCACTAAACCTAAGCTTTGTAATAAGATCGAGGGCGTACATCTTGGGAAGGCTGGTGAAGCCCAAGTTCTACAGAAGAATTTTGTGTGAAGTTACTCTAAGAG ATTGTGCCCTCGAAAAGCAAGTGCAAGGACCTCAAAACCACTAA
- the LOC130989228 gene encoding uncharacterized protein LOC130989228 isoform X3 encodes MGVAMHVKSDSEVTSLDASSPPRSPRRPLYYVQSPSHSQQHDLEKMSYGSSPFASPPHHYHYHCSPIHHSRESSTSRFSASLKNPRHSSGAGGWRRMHRKYDEVGAEAEGEEEGEGEDEREDGAQVRFYVACFLLSFVVLFSIFSLILWAASFAYKPTIIVKNILFENFYVQAGMDASGVPTDMLTLNSTVKIFYRNPATFFGVHVTSTPLELHYFDLKIASGHQMAKFYQSRKSDRKVIAVVQGRQVPLYGGIPALAVARGRVDDMSVPLNLSFVIRSRAYILGRLVKPKFYRRILCEVTLRDCALEKQVQGPQNH; translated from the exons ATGGGCGTAGCAATGCACGTAAAGTCGGACTCGGAGGTGACGAGCCTCGACGCGTCGTCGCCGCCGCGCTCGCCGCGGCGGCCGCTCTACTACGTGCAGAGCCCGTCGCACTCGCAGCAGCACGACCTCGAGAAGATGTCGTACGGCTCCAGCCCCTTCGCCTCTCCCCCCCACCACTACCACTACCACTGCTCCCCGATTCACCACTCCCGCGAGTCCTCCACCTCCAGATTCTCCGCCTCCCTCAAGAACCCCCGCCACTCCTCCGGCGCCGGCGGCTGGCGCCGGATGCACCGCAAGTACGACGAGGTCGGCGCCGAGGCGGAGGGGGAGGAGGAGGGAGAAGGCGAGGATGAGAGAGAAGATGGTGCCCAG GTGCGATTCTACGTGGCGTGCTTCCTGCTCTCGTTTGTGGTGCtgttttctatattttctttgattctttgggCTGCGAGTTTCGCTTACAAGCCCACTATAATCGTTAAG AACATTTTGTTTGAGAATTTTTATGTACAAGCTGGGATGGATGCCAGTGGGGTGCCAACGGATATGCTAACCTTGAATTCAACGGTCAAGATCTTCTACCGCAACCCGGCCACCTTCTTTGGCGTCCACGTCACCTCCACGCCCCTCGAGCTTCACTACTTCGACCTCAAAATCGCGTCTGGTCAT CAGATGGCGAAGTTCTACCAGTCGAGGAAAAGTGACCGGAAGGTGATAGCAGTGGTTCAAGGGCGGCAGGTGCCGCTGTATGGAGGGATACCGGCTCTGGCCGTTGCTAGAGGCCGCGTGGACGACATGTCCGTGCCACTAAACCTAAGCTTTGTAATAAGATCGAGGGCGTACATCTTGGGAAGGCTGGTGAAGCCCAAGTTCTACAGAAGAATTTTGTGTGAAGTTACTCTAAGAG ATTGTGCCCTCGAAAAGCAAGTGCAAGGACCTCAAAACCACTAA
- the LOC130989228 gene encoding uncharacterized protein LOC130989228 isoform X1, whose translation MGVAMHVKSDSEVTSLDASSPPRSPRRPLYYVQSPSHSQQHDLEKMSYGSSPFASPPHHYHYHCSPIHHSRESSTSRFSASLKNPRHSSGAGGWRRMHRKYDEVGAEAEGEEEGEGEDEREDGAQVRFYVACFLLSFVVLFSIFSLILWAASFAYKPTIIVKNILFENFYVQAGMDASGVPTDMLTLNSTVKIFYRNPATFFGVHVTSTPLELHYFDLKIASGHQMAKFYQSRKSDRKVIAVVQGRQVPLYGGIPALAVARGRVDDMSVPLNLSFVIRSRAYILGRLVKPKFYRRILCEVTLRGNHLGKPLNLIKSESCVYH comes from the exons ATGGGCGTAGCAATGCACGTAAAGTCGGACTCGGAGGTGACGAGCCTCGACGCGTCGTCGCCGCCGCGCTCGCCGCGGCGGCCGCTCTACTACGTGCAGAGCCCGTCGCACTCGCAGCAGCACGACCTCGAGAAGATGTCGTACGGCTCCAGCCCCTTCGCCTCTCCCCCCCACCACTACCACTACCACTGCTCCCCGATTCACCACTCCCGCGAGTCCTCCACCTCCAGATTCTCCGCCTCCCTCAAGAACCCCCGCCACTCCTCCGGCGCCGGCGGCTGGCGCCGGATGCACCGCAAGTACGACGAGGTCGGCGCCGAGGCGGAGGGGGAGGAGGAGGGAGAAGGCGAGGATGAGAGAGAAGATGGTGCCCAG GTGCGATTCTACGTGGCGTGCTTCCTGCTCTCGTTTGTGGTGCtgttttctatattttctttgattctttgggCTGCGAGTTTCGCTTACAAGCCCACTATAATCGTTAAG AACATTTTGTTTGAGAATTTTTATGTACAAGCTGGGATGGATGCCAGTGGGGTGCCAACGGATATGCTAACCTTGAATTCAACGGTCAAGATCTTCTACCGCAACCCGGCCACCTTCTTTGGCGTCCACGTCACCTCCACGCCCCTCGAGCTTCACTACTTCGACCTCAAAATCGCGTCTGGTCAT CAGATGGCGAAGTTCTACCAGTCGAGGAAAAGTGACCGGAAGGTGATAGCAGTGGTTCAAGGGCGGCAGGTGCCGCTGTATGGAGGGATACCGGCTCTGGCCGTTGCTAGAGGCCGCGTGGACGACATGTCCGTGCCACTAAACCTAAGCTTTGTAATAAGATCGAGGGCGTACATCTTGGGAAGGCTGGTGAAGCCCAAGTTCTACAGAAGAATTTTGTGTGAAGTTACTCTAAGAGGTAACCATTTGGGCAAGCCACTTAATCTGATTAAGTCTGAATCTTGTGTTTATCATTAG
- the LOC130989228 gene encoding uncharacterized protein LOC130989228 isoform X2 produces the protein MGVAMHVKSDSEVTSLDASSPPRSPRRPLYYVQSPSHSQQHDLEKMSYGSSPFASPPHHYHYHCSPIHHSRESSTSRFSASLKNPRHSSGAGGWRRMHRKYDEVGAEAEGEEEGEGEDEREDGAQVRFYVACFLLSFVVLFSIFSLILWAASFAYKPTIIVKNILFENFYVQAGMDASGVPTDMLTLNSTVKIFYRNPATFFGVHVTSTPLELHYFDLKIASGHMAKFYQSRKSDRKVIAVVQGRQVPLYGGIPALAVARGRVDDMSVPLNLSFVIRSRAYILGRLVKPKFYRRILCEVTLRGNHLGKPLNLIKSESCVYH, from the exons ATGGGCGTAGCAATGCACGTAAAGTCGGACTCGGAGGTGACGAGCCTCGACGCGTCGTCGCCGCCGCGCTCGCCGCGGCGGCCGCTCTACTACGTGCAGAGCCCGTCGCACTCGCAGCAGCACGACCTCGAGAAGATGTCGTACGGCTCCAGCCCCTTCGCCTCTCCCCCCCACCACTACCACTACCACTGCTCCCCGATTCACCACTCCCGCGAGTCCTCCACCTCCAGATTCTCCGCCTCCCTCAAGAACCCCCGCCACTCCTCCGGCGCCGGCGGCTGGCGCCGGATGCACCGCAAGTACGACGAGGTCGGCGCCGAGGCGGAGGGGGAGGAGGAGGGAGAAGGCGAGGATGAGAGAGAAGATGGTGCCCAG GTGCGATTCTACGTGGCGTGCTTCCTGCTCTCGTTTGTGGTGCtgttttctatattttctttgattctttgggCTGCGAGTTTCGCTTACAAGCCCACTATAATCGTTAAG AACATTTTGTTTGAGAATTTTTATGTACAAGCTGGGATGGATGCCAGTGGGGTGCCAACGGATATGCTAACCTTGAATTCAACGGTCAAGATCTTCTACCGCAACCCGGCCACCTTCTTTGGCGTCCACGTCACCTCCACGCCCCTCGAGCTTCACTACTTCGACCTCAAAATCGCGTCTGGTCAT ATGGCGAAGTTCTACCAGTCGAGGAAAAGTGACCGGAAGGTGATAGCAGTGGTTCAAGGGCGGCAGGTGCCGCTGTATGGAGGGATACCGGCTCTGGCCGTTGCTAGAGGCCGCGTGGACGACATGTCCGTGCCACTAAACCTAAGCTTTGTAATAAGATCGAGGGCGTACATCTTGGGAAGGCTGGTGAAGCCCAAGTTCTACAGAAGAATTTTGTGTGAAGTTACTCTAAGAGGTAACCATTTGGGCAAGCCACTTAATCTGATTAAGTCTGAATCTTGTGTTTATCATTAG
- the LOC130989231 gene encoding L-ascorbate oxidase homolog has translation MLHLIVLILFIAGGVRAEDPYRFFTWNVTYGDIYPLGVRQQGILINGQFPGPDIYSVTNDNIIINVFNNLPEPFLLSWSGVQQRKNSFQDGVYGTTCPIPPGHNFTYTMQMKDQIGSFYYFPSLAFHKAAGGFGAIRILSRPRIPVPFADPDADYSILIGDWYKANHKVLQKVLDSGSMLAFPDGVLINGRGGNDTQFTVEPGKTYRLRISNVGLRNSLNFRIQGHNMKLVEVEGTHTMQSMLSSLDVHVGQSYSVLVTADQPAHQDYHIAVSTRFASTVLTTTAVLHYTTSGTPASGPLPPAPQDVQWSLNQARSIRTNLTASGPRPNPQGSYHYGQINVTRTIRLGNTPGSLDGKQRYAVNGVSFVAADTPLKLADYFNIDGVFRVGSIPDSPPASRALHLDTAVMGADYRTFVEIVFENRENIMQSWHLDGYSFFVVGMDGGSWTPDSKKQYNLVDAVFRSTTQVYPKSWTAIYVALDNVGMWNLRSEFWARQYLGQQLYLRVYTPVKSTRDEYPIPSNALLCGRAAGRS, from the exons ATGTTGCATTTGATAGTTTTGATTCTTTTTATAGCTGGAGGTGTGAGAGCTGAGGATCCTTACCGATTCTTCACTTGGAACGTCACTTACGGCGACATTTACCCATTAGGCGTTCGACAACAG GGAATTTTGATAAATGGGCAATTTCCAGGACCTGATATATATTCAGTCACAAACGATAACATTATAATCAACgttttcaataatttgccagaGCCATTCCTCCTCTCATG GAGTGGGGTCCAGCAGAGGAAGAACTCGTTCCAAGACGGCGTGTACGGCACAACATGTCCGATCCCTCCCGGCCACAACTTCACCTACACCATGCAGATGAAAGATCAAATCGGCAGCTTTTACTACTTCCCCTCTCTCGCTTTCCACAAGGCCGCCGGCGGATTCGGCGCCATCAGAATCCTCAGCAGGCCCAGAATCCCGGTCCCCTTCGCCGACCCCGACGCCGATTACTCCATTCTCATCGGCGATTGGTACAAAGCCAATCACAAG GTTTTGCAGAAGGTTTTGGACTCCGGCAGCATGCTTGCTTTCCCCGACGGCGTTCTCATCAACGGCCGCGGTGGGAACGATACGCAGTTCACAGTTGAGCCAG GGAAAACATACAGGCTGAGAATATCAAATGTGGGGTTGAGGAATTCACTGAATTTCAGAATCCAAGGGCACAACATGAAGCTAGTTGAAGTAGAAGGGACCCACACCATGCAGAGCATGCTATCCTCGCTGGACGTCCACGTAGGCCAGTCCTACTCCGTCCTCGTCACCGCCGACCAGCCAGCTCATCAGGACTACCACATCGCCGTCTCCACGCGCTTCGCCTCCACCGTCctcaccaccaccgccgtcctCCACTACACCACCTCCGGGACCCCCGCTTCCGGCCCTCTTCCCCCGGCCCCTCAAGATGTTCAATGGTCCCTAAACCAAGCTCGTTCCATAAG GACTAATCTGACAGCAAGTGGACCGAGGCCGAATCCGCAGGGGTCGTACCACTACGGCCAAATCAACGTGACGAGAACGATAAGGCTCGGCAACACGCCCGGCTCGCTCGACGGCAAGCAGCGCTACGCCGTGAACGGCGTGTCGTTCGTGGCGGCCGACACGCCGCTAAAGCTGGCGGACTACTTCAACATCGACGGGGTGTTCCGCGTCGGGAGCATCCCGGACTCCCCTCCCGCCAGCCGAGCCCTCCACCTCGACACGGCGGTGATGGGAGCCGACTACCGGACCTTCGTTGAGATTGTGTTTGAGAACAGAGAAAACATCATGCAGAGCTGGCACCTTGATGGATACTCTTTCTTTGTAGTTGG GATGGATGGAGGTTCTTGGACACCTGATAGCAAGAAACAGTACAATCTTGTAGATGCTGTTTTCCGCTCCACCACACAG GTTTATCCCAAGTCTTGGACAGCAATCTATGTTGCACTAGACAATGTAGGAATGTGGAACCTTAGGTCCGAGTTCTGGGCTCGGCAGTACCTCGGACAGCAGCTTTATCTCCGCGTCTACACACCGGTCAAGTCGACCAGAGACGAGTACCCTATTCCCTCCAACGCGCTTCTCTGTGGGAGAGCCGCGGGCCGGAGCTAG
- the LOC130989232 gene encoding GDSL esterase/lipase At5g55050-like has product MAKAHISLLLCVSVVLLNVVSHSADEASPAIFVLGDSTADVGTNQYLPETIFRADFPPYGIDFPHSRPTGRFSNGFNSADFVAKLFGLKRSPPPYMYLLTLNPHHFRKHLLRGANFASAGAGILDITGPNGSVVPLSQQISQVSEVKGNLTLQIGSAAADSKLSRSMFFISVGSNDIFGYFKANSTMQKNKFIAIVISTYSDHIMKLYKLGARKFGIISVPPVGCCPSQRLVQKALYGADGCFELQNDFALTFHSALDTLLSHLSTQLPGFKYSLGNGYKMSIDVINNPRASGFENVDAACCGDGLLNAQVPCNSSTSVCSDRRKFLFWDMFHPTKKAAFLAAQTLYNGPPYYVSPINFSQLAKDY; this is encoded by the exons ATGGCTAAGGCACACATTTCTCTACTCCTTTGTGTTTCTGTCGTCTTGCTCAATGTCGTCTCTCACTCAGCTGATGAGGCGTCGCCTGCCATTTTCGTACTAGGTGACTCGACTGCAGATGTTGGGACGAACCAGTACCTGCCTGAGACCATTTTCAGAGCTGATTTCCCTCCCTATGGCATAGACTTCCCCCATTCGCGCCCAACGGGAAGGTTTAGCAATGGCTTCAACAGTGCAGATTTTGTAG CCAAGCTCTTTGGCCTAAAGAGGAGCCCACCTCCCTACATGTATCTTCTCACACTGAATCCTCATCATTTTCGAAAGCATCTGCTGAGAGGCGCGAACTTTGCATCAGCCGGTGCAGGGATTCTTGACATAACCGGTCCAAACGGG AGCGTCGTGCCATTATCACAGCAGATCAGCCAGGTCTCTGAAGTGAAGGGCAACCTCACTCTCCAGATTGGCTCTGCTGCAGCAGACTCGAAGCTCTCGAGATCCATGTTCTTCATCAGTGTAGGGAGCAATGACATATTTGGCTATTTCAAGGCCAACAGCACAATGCAGAAAAACAAATTCATTGCCATTGTGATCTCAACATATTCAGACCACATCATG AAACTGTACAAGCTCGGAGCAAGAAAGTTCGGTATCATAAGCGTGCCACCTGTTGGATGCTGCCCGTCACAAAGACTAGTGCAGAAAGCCCTCTATGGAGCCGATGGCTGCTTTGAGCTGCAGAACGACTTCGCCTTGACCTTTCACTCAGCGCTGGACACGCTCCTGAGCCACCTCAGCACGCAGCTGCCGGGATTCAAATACTCCCTTGGAAACGGATACAAAATGTCGATTGATGTCATAAACAATCCCCGTGCCTCAG GATTTGAGAATGTGGATGCAGCATGCTGTGGAGACGGGCTCCTGAACGCGCAAGTCCCGTGTAACTCTTCAACATCGGTCTGCTCAGACCGTCGCAAGTTCTTGTTTTGGGATATGTTCCATCCCACCAAGAAAGCAGCGTTTCTGGCTGCACAGACACTCTACAATGGCCCTCCATATTATGTCTCACCTATCAACTTTTCTCAGTTGGCTAAGGACTATTAG
- the LOC130989233 gene encoding uncharacterized protein LOC130989233 isoform X2, with protein sequence MPKKMGVNSKAEAARARRSATESERKEREAKEKEEQYWREAEGNKPRAAKKREEEAEKRAEANARKAEVRRLAELEEKELEKSLMKPDKKANRVAVPLPKVTEAELSRRKEEDQAALQRRAEEDKRKQSRTAKEEEYERMVSVENTNRDDSIIEARSVDEALARMTLVDSLPVDKHPEKRLKASFKAFEEAELPKLKAEKPGLTHTQYKDMIWKLWKKSPDNPLNQVAEKA encoded by the exons ATGCCGAAGAAAATGGGTGTCAACAGCAAAGCCGAAGCAGCTAGGGCACGGAGGAGCGCCACGGAGTCGGAGCGGAAGGAGCGCGAGGCGAAGGAGAAGGAAGAGCAGTACTGGCGCGAAGCGGAGGGAAACAAGCCGCGAGCGGCGAAGAAGCGGGAGGAGGAAGCCGAGAAGCGAGCCGAGGCAAACGCGCGGAAGGCCGAGGTGCGCCGATTGGCGGAGCTGGAGGAGAAGGAGCTGGAGAAGAGCCTGATGAAGCCGGATAAGAAGGCGAATAGGGTTGCGGTGCCCCTGCCGAAGGTGACGGAGGCGGAGCTGAGCCGCCGGAAGGAGGAGGACCAGGCGGCGTTGCAGCGTCGCGCGGAGGAGGATAAGAGGAAGCAGAGCCGGACGGCGAAGGAGGAGGAGTACGAGAGGATGGTGAGCGTGGAGAACACCAATCGCGATGATTCGATTATTGAGGCGAGGTCGGTTGATGAAGCGCTTGCGCGGATGACTCTGGTCGATAGTTTGCCCGTGGACAAACATCCGGAGAAGAGGCTGAAGGCCTCGTTTAAG GCTTTTGAAGAAGCTGAGCTCCCAAAACTGAAGGCAGAGAAGCCGGGTCTGACGCACACACAATACAAGGATATGATTTGGAAACTCTGGAAGAAATCTCCCGACAACCCTCTTAACCAG GTCGCTGAGAAGGCGTAG
- the LOC130989233 gene encoding uncharacterized protein LOC130989233 isoform X1, which produces MPKKMGVNSKAEAARARRSATESERKEREAKEKEEQYWREAEGNKPRAAKKREEEAEKRAEANARKAEVRRLAELEEKELEKSLMKPDKKANRVAVPLPKVTEAELSRRKEEDQAALQRRAEEDKRKQSRTAKEEEYERMVSVENTNRDDSIIEARSVDEALARMTLVDSLPVDKHPEKRLKASFKAFEEAELPKLKAEKPGLTHTQYKDMIWKLWKKSPDNPLNQVTTNIF; this is translated from the exons ATGCCGAAGAAAATGGGTGTCAACAGCAAAGCCGAAGCAGCTAGGGCACGGAGGAGCGCCACGGAGTCGGAGCGGAAGGAGCGCGAGGCGAAGGAGAAGGAAGAGCAGTACTGGCGCGAAGCGGAGGGAAACAAGCCGCGAGCGGCGAAGAAGCGGGAGGAGGAAGCCGAGAAGCGAGCCGAGGCAAACGCGCGGAAGGCCGAGGTGCGCCGATTGGCGGAGCTGGAGGAGAAGGAGCTGGAGAAGAGCCTGATGAAGCCGGATAAGAAGGCGAATAGGGTTGCGGTGCCCCTGCCGAAGGTGACGGAGGCGGAGCTGAGCCGCCGGAAGGAGGAGGACCAGGCGGCGTTGCAGCGTCGCGCGGAGGAGGATAAGAGGAAGCAGAGCCGGACGGCGAAGGAGGAGGAGTACGAGAGGATGGTGAGCGTGGAGAACACCAATCGCGATGATTCGATTATTGAGGCGAGGTCGGTTGATGAAGCGCTTGCGCGGATGACTCTGGTCGATAGTTTGCCCGTGGACAAACATCCGGAGAAGAGGCTGAAGGCCTCGTTTAAG GCTTTTGAAGAAGCTGAGCTCCCAAAACTGAAGGCAGAGAAGCCGGGTCTGACGCACACACAATACAAGGATATGATTTGGAAACTCTGGAAGAAATCTCCCGACAACCCTCTTAACCAGGTGACAACCAATATCTTTTGA